From a single Lolium rigidum isolate FL_2022 chromosome 7, APGP_CSIRO_Lrig_0.1, whole genome shotgun sequence genomic region:
- the LOC124678589 gene encoding pentatricopeptide repeat-containing protein At3g18020-like has product MAAATQPEQPDLGCLVDELCASGRSAEAHHRVALLLSTSSPWRRLDGPTANGLLRRLLRARTPLLTLRLLQAAPFLPSLPNYNRLLALLSSAAAPWLLLLAHRLLIRMRVPPDAASYAALLSGYANAADPAAAHNLLDEMQHWGLAPSSLAQTYLVKAFLRSRDVEAAMNLVDNRLWPSMERLHNEDQGLKNAAFANLVQCLCDEGFFHLVFRVAEEMPQRRCGVPDEFAYAQMIDSLCRAGQHHGASRIVYIMGKRGLCPSTVSYNCIVHGLCTSKKPGGRLRAYQLVTEGVRFGYRPREVTFKVLVEELCREKELAKAKDVLELMLQPQTGHDKPDEETRTRLYNMFLGALRAVDNPSEQLSVLVSMLQGECRPDVITMNTVVHGFCKVGRAQEARKIVDDMINGKFCAPDVVTFTTLISGYLDAGEHAEALHVLHTLMPRRRCAPNVVTYNSVLKGLFCLGQVEEAIQLFDEMKSNNVVADSVTHTLVIKGLCGAGQLEKAKAFWDNVVWPSGIHDGYVYSAIFRGLCKLGKLEQACDFLYELVDCGVYPGVVCYNILIDTACKQGSKKLVYQVVKEMRRNGLSPDAVTWRILDKLHLYSNEEQEEDRQLPTYHMDQSCVDDGVQPLISAKNEIPSLLSSSKHLDEVYKNNNKAKVEDVRCSPEMPEKPSDFTETNREQDYVIDDSASGIIMEKGYTLRDDDFDMQDKQPLRGPLSRVVRKVFGLL; this is encoded by the coding sequence ATGGCGGCGGCTACGCAACCCGAGCAGCCGGACCTGGGCTGCCTGGTGGACGAGCTCTGCGCGTCGGGCCGCTCCGCCGAGGCGCACCACCGCGTCGCGCTCCTCCTCTCCACATCCTCCCCGTGGCGCCGCCTCGACGGACCCACCGCCaacggcctcctccgccgcctcctccgtgcCCGCACGCCCCTCCTCACGCTCCGCCTACTCCAGGCCGCCCCGTTCCTGCCCTCCCTCCCCAACTAcaaccgcctcctcgcgctcctctcctccgccgcggcaccatggctcctcctcctcgcccaccGCCTCCTCATACGCATGCGCGTGCCCCCGGATGCCGCCTCATACGCGGCGCTCCTCAGCGGCTACGCCAACGCCGCCGACCCTGCCGCCGCCCACaacctgctcgacgaaatgcaACACTGGGGCCTCGCTCCCAGCTCCCTCGCGCAAACCTACCTCGTCAAGGCCTTCCTCCGCAGCCGCGACGTCGAGGCCGCCATGAACCTCGTCGACAACCGACTCTGGCCAAGCATGGAGCGGCTCCACAACGAGGACCAGGGGCTCAAGAACGCCGCGTTCGCCAACCTCGTGCAGTGCCTGTGCGACGAGGGGTTCTTCCACCTCGTCTTCCGCGTCGCGGAGGAGATGCCGCAGCGTCGGTGTGGCGTCCCCGACGAGTTCGCCTACGCCCAGATGATCGACTCGCTGTGCCGGGCTGGGCAGCACCATGGCGCGTCTCGGATAGTGTACATCATGGGGAAGCGGGGCCTCTGCCCGAGCACCGTGTCCTACAACTGCATTGTTCACGGGCTGTGCACCAGTAAGAAGCCCGGGGGACGCCTCAGGGCATACCAGCTGGTGACGGAAGGCGTGCGTTTCGGGTATCGGCCGAGAGAGGTGACATTCAAGGTACTCGTCGAGGAGCTCTGCCGGGAGAAAGAGCTCGCCAAGGCCAAGGATGTCCTGGAGCTGATGCTGCAGCCCCAAACTGGTCATGACAAGCCTGATGAGGAGACCAGGACTAGGCTATACAATATGTTCCTTGGGGCGCTGCGTGCCGTGGACAACCCCAGCGAGCAGCTCAGTGTGCTCGTGTCCATGCTGCAGGGGGAATGCAGGCCGGATGTAATCACCATGAACACTGTTGTCCATGGCTTCTGCAAAGTTGGGCGGGCCCAGGAGGCTAGAAAGATTGTGGACGACATGATCAATGGGAAATTCTGTGCTCCTGATGTCGTCACGTTCACCACCCTCATTTCTGGATACCTGGATGCAGGCGAGCATGCAGAAGCCCTGCATGTGCTGCATACTTTGATGCCCCGGCGCCGGTGCGCCCCTAATGTTGTCACCTACAACTCTGTCCTCAAGGGACTGTTCTGCCTTGGGCAAGTTGAGGAAGCAATTCAGCTCTTCGACGAAATGAAGTCGAATAATGTTGTTGCCGACTCTGTTACTCACACGTTGGTGATCAAAGGGCTGTGCGGGGCAGGACAACTCGAGAAGGCAAAGGCATTTTGGGATAATGTAGTCTGGCCATCTGGGATACATGATGGTTATGTGTACAGTGCAATCTTCAGAGGCCTTTGCAAACTCGGGAAACTGGAACAGGCATGTGATTTCCTGTATGAGTTAGTTGACTGTGGGGTTTATCCCGGTGTCGTGTGCTACAATATACTCATCGACACTGCCTGCAAGCAGGGGTCTAAGAAGTTAGTCTATCaggtggtgaaggagatgagaAGGAATGGCCTTTCACCAGATGCTGTCACATGGAGGATTCTTGACAAATTGCATCTGTATAGCAATGAAGAACAAGAGGAGGACCGCCAGCTCCCCACTTATCATATGGATCAAAGTTGTGTGGATGACGGAGTACAGCCTCTCATCTCAGCCAAAAATGAGATACCTTCTTTATTGTCATCGTCAAAACATCTCGATGAAGTatacaagaataacaacaaagcTAAGGTTGAAGATGTTAGATGCTCACCAGAAATGCCCGAGAAGCCTTCTGATTTTACTGAGACTAACAGAGAACAGGACTATGTGATAGATGATTCAGCAAGTGGAATAATAATGGAGAAAGGTTATACACTCAGGGATGATGACTTCGACATGCAGGATAAGCAACCTCTAAGAGGACCACTGTCTAGAGTAGTTAGAAAGGTTTTTGGCCTGCTCTAG